One window of uncultured Trichococcus sp. genomic DNA carries:
- a CDS encoding carbon-nitrogen hydrolase family protein has protein sequence MEIALLQMMVTADKQKNLKRAEELVSKAAQGGADMAVLPEMFNCPYDNAFFREYAEPKGGETYRKLSEMAKEHAIYLVGGSIPQIRDNKIYNTSYTFDRQGNEIHDYSKTHLFDIQVDGGQSFRESDTLTPGDGMGVFQTEFGLFGLGICFDVRFQSDWEMLQKQGALVCIVPGAFNMTTGPAHWELLFRARAVDNQLFMVGVSPARDLDFSYQAYGHSLVADPWGSVLAQLGFDEGIAIVSVDLERVTSVRRQIPILTPSITD, from the coding sequence ATGGAAATAGCCTTACTTCAGATGATGGTCACAGCGGATAAGCAAAAAAACCTGAAGCGTGCAGAAGAGTTGGTCAGCAAAGCCGCACAGGGTGGAGCGGATATGGCAGTGCTGCCGGAAATGTTCAATTGTCCTTATGATAACGCCTTTTTCCGAGAATACGCAGAACCGAAAGGCGGGGAAACCTACCGGAAGCTCTCGGAAATGGCGAAAGAACATGCCATCTATTTGGTCGGCGGATCGATTCCGCAAATCAGGGACAACAAAATATACAACACAAGCTATACGTTCGATCGTCAAGGCAACGAGATCCACGACTACAGCAAAACCCATTTATTCGATATCCAGGTCGACGGCGGGCAATCCTTCAGGGAATCCGATACGTTGACTCCCGGAGACGGGATGGGTGTGTTTCAGACCGAATTCGGTCTCTTTGGCTTGGGTATTTGCTTTGACGTCCGATTCCAAAGCGACTGGGAGATGCTCCAAAAACAAGGTGCTCTCGTCTGCATTGTGCCCGGCGCATTCAATATGACGACCGGACCGGCGCATTGGGAATTGCTGTTCCGGGCGCGTGCTGTCGACAACCAGCTGTTCATGGTGGGGGTCAGTCCCGCCCGCGATCTTGATTTCAGCTACCAAGCGTATGGCCATTCGCTTGTGGCGGATCCATGGGGAAGCGTTCTGGCCCAACTGGGTTTTGACGAGGGAATCGCAATCGTATCGGTGGATCTCGAACGTGTTACATCCGTCAGAAGGCAAATCCCTATCCTCACTCCGTCAATTACTGATTAA
- a CDS encoding IS110 family transposase has product MEVMVTHCCGLDVHQKSITACVLVGKLTSSRPKKTQKTFGTTTFDLRSLSEWMKELEVSHVLMESTGQYWKPVWNILEPEDFHLILANPQHIKNVPGRKTDMKDAEWIALLGRCGLVNASYVPDKQTQELRYLTRQRSSVKQERTKRVNEIHNILQRANIKLTSYLSNIFGKTGKALLTLFINGEKITEEVVSREIHGKVKASIAELVRAMDGCLSRCDRALLNLHLQTIQRLEEEISELNQLIDEYTEKFSDVYLRLIEIPGISKLTVEVILAEIGCTVDAFHTVENLASWAGLCPGNYESAGIKKRSNATKGNKYLKVALCRAGISAGRSKSVNFNSFFAKLSQRMPKAKAAVATAHKLLRIVYVLLKTGKRYDELITNKEKGSITTGMA; this is encoded by the coding sequence ATGGAAGTAATGGTGACTCATTGCTGTGGATTGGACGTTCACCAAAAATCCATCACAGCCTGTGTACTCGTTGGGAAACTTACTTCAAGTCGCCCCAAAAAGACCCAAAAAACATTTGGCACAACAACTTTTGACCTACGGTCTCTTTCCGAATGGATGAAAGAGCTAGAAGTGTCGCATGTACTGATGGAAAGTACAGGGCAATATTGGAAACCAGTCTGGAATATATTGGAACCCGAAGATTTTCACCTGATTTTAGCCAACCCTCAACACATAAAAAATGTACCTGGAAGAAAAACAGATATGAAGGATGCGGAGTGGATAGCGCTATTAGGGCGCTGTGGCTTGGTTAATGCCAGCTACGTTCCTGATAAACAAACACAGGAATTGCGTTATTTGACAAGGCAGCGTTCTTCAGTAAAGCAAGAAAGAACGAAGCGCGTTAATGAAATCCATAATATTTTGCAAAGAGCCAATATAAAGTTGACTAGCTATTTGTCCAATATCTTTGGAAAAACAGGTAAGGCTCTTTTGACTCTATTTATCAATGGTGAAAAAATTACTGAAGAAGTAGTTTCAAGAGAAATCCACGGAAAAGTCAAAGCGAGTATAGCAGAGCTCGTTAGAGCGATGGATGGTTGTTTAAGCAGATGTGATCGAGCGTTATTAAACTTGCATCTTCAAACTATCCAGCGCTTGGAGGAAGAGATTTCAGAGCTAAACCAACTAATTGATGAATACACTGAAAAATTTTCAGATGTATATCTCCGGCTCATAGAAATCCCTGGAATCAGTAAACTAACAGTAGAAGTTATACTCGCTGAAATAGGCTGTACAGTGGATGCTTTTCATACAGTAGAGAATTTAGCTTCTTGGGCAGGTTTGTGTCCGGGTAATTACGAAAGTGCGGGCATAAAGAAGCGCTCGAATGCCACGAAGGGGAACAAATATTTAAAAGTAGCTCTATGTAGAGCAGGAATCAGTGCCGGTCGTTCAAAATCGGTAAACTTCAATTCTTTCTTCGCGAAGTTATCTCAACGTATGCCTAAGGCAAAGGCTGCTGTTGCAACAGCTCATAAATTATTAAGGATTGTCTATGTTCTTTTAAAGACGGGAAAAAGATATGACGAGTTAATTACAAACAAAGAAAAAGGATCTATAACCACGGGAATGGCATAG
- a CDS encoding transposase produces the protein MNQNILHTIFFDKNNHWDQFSKRFKLKIRPVVFKEVEKFRYCGDISKGFRLYVCEGCHAVKKVPIRCKGKFCPTCSVGESERWSEIVSQDMFHTTHRHIVFTIDEGLRTIFLKYHREILLKGLMDDAAQVILDYFKKHKIRPGIILALHTFGSKLEFNPHVHMIVTMGGLTEGGEWKDYDYIPYKMLRVNWQNAVLKLIRRVLSPEEKKEVQPQLQRAYTRNAEGFYVNAPKRSRTNVKKILQYISRYMKRGPIALNRIIMYDGDIVMFRYHDKRTNTEETEIMLAKEFIAALIRHIPDKNFKTIRRYGLYSRRIKKVVKEVVKEIQSKIKRLLLNVSTALKPMKWADRITECFGENPLKCSSCGNLFVFRGIAVSKKGKLRIQYANDAAARRYLREEIRNIESEEFKINQKQAKEKIFEANRFDWEKQRQLYMSSMRNQ, from the coding sequence ATGAATCAGAATATTCTCCATACCATTTTCTTTGATAAGAATAACCATTGGGACCAGTTCTCTAAAAGATTCAAACTCAAGATAAGACCTGTGGTCTTTAAAGAGGTTGAAAAATTTAGATACTGTGGGGATATTTCGAAAGGCTTTCGGTTATATGTTTGTGAAGGTTGCCATGCGGTAAAAAAAGTTCCGATTCGGTGTAAAGGCAAATTTTGCCCGACATGTTCTGTCGGTGAAAGTGAGCGGTGGAGTGAAATTGTGTCTCAGGATATGTTCCACACCACCCACAGACATATTGTTTTTACCATCGATGAAGGCCTGAGGACCATCTTTTTAAAGTATCATCGGGAAATACTTTTGAAAGGACTAATGGATGACGCTGCGCAAGTGATTTTGGATTATTTCAAGAAACATAAAATTCGGCCTGGTATCATTTTGGCTCTGCACACTTTTGGCTCGAAACTCGAGTTTAACCCCCATGTGCATATGATCGTAACGATGGGTGGCTTGACAGAAGGTGGCGAGTGGAAAGATTACGATTATATCCCATACAAAATGTTGCGGGTAAACTGGCAGAATGCAGTGTTAAAGCTGATTCGACGCGTGCTTTCTCCGGAGGAGAAAAAGGAAGTACAGCCACAGCTTCAGAGAGCCTATACAAGAAATGCTGAAGGTTTTTACGTGAACGCTCCGAAGAGAAGCCGAACGAATGTCAAAAAGATTCTGCAGTATATTAGCCGCTACATGAAACGCGGGCCGATTGCGTTGAACCGTATTATCATGTACGACGGTGATATTGTGATGTTTCGTTATCATGATAAACGGACAAATACAGAAGAAACAGAGATTATGCTTGCGAAAGAGTTTATTGCAGCTTTAATAAGACACATCCCCGATAAAAACTTTAAAACAATCCGTAGATATGGGTTATACAGCAGGAGAATCAAGAAGGTTGTGAAAGAAGTCGTCAAGGAGATCCAGTCCAAGATCAAGCGACTATTGTTAAACGTTTCGACTGCTTTAAAACCCATGAAATGGGCAGACAGAATTACCGAATGTTTTGGAGAGAATCCTTTAAAATGTTCCAGTTGCGGAAACCTCTTTGTTTTCCGTGGGATTGCTGTGTCCAAAAAAGGAAAGCTAAGAATCCAATATGCGAACGATGCAGCGGCGAGGAGATATCTGCGAGAGGAGATTAGAAACATTGAGTCAGAAGAATTCAAAATTAACCAAAAACAAGCTAAAGAAAAAATATTTGAAGCAAATCGCTTCGACTGGGAAAAACAGCGTCAATTATATATGTCTTCAATGCGGAATCAATGA
- a CDS encoding helix-turn-helix domain-containing protein, giving the protein MYLNIQETADYLEVPVSEIHRLIRERQIRTIHVDDEILLNRNQFNLFIEQREKYKQELEAYLNTPLPEDPDIKDED; this is encoded by the coding sequence ATGTATTTGAATATTCAAGAAACGGCCGACTATTTGGAAGTGCCGGTCAGCGAAATCCATCGTTTGATCCGCGAACGTCAAATCCGCACGATCCACGTGGATGATGAGATACTCCTGAACCGCAATCAGTTCAACCTTTTCATCGAGCAAAGGGAAAAGTACAAGCAAGAACTGGAGGCGTACCTGAACACGCCTCTGCCGGAGGATCCCGACATCAAGGATGAGGACTAA
- the nifJ gene encoding pyruvate:ferredoxin (flavodoxin) oxidoreductase yields MSNEKMYMTVDGNTAAAYTSYAFTEISGIYPITPSSPMADAVDHWAQEGRKNIFGQTVKVTQMQSEAGAAGTVHGALQAGALACSYTSSQGLLLMIPDLYKMAGQLLPSVIHVAARAVGGHALSIFGDHSDVMACRQTGYAMLASSSVQEATDLAAVAHLAAIKGRVPFLHFFDGFRTSHEIQKIEVQSYEDLAEMLDQDALKAFRDRSLSPNHPTLRGTAQNPDVFFQTKEAANRYYDAVPEIVEGYMEKMNQLTGRDYRLFNYYGAVDAERVIICMGSVYETACETADYLNRSGEKVGVLNVHLYRPFSIGHFLKALPETVERIAVLDRTKEAGSIGEPLFLDVVAAFNNRLDRPMIIGGRYGLGSKDTTPEQIFAVFKNLKKEQPQHPFTIGINDDVTHLSLAIDEQIDVRQEGTFEAQFWGFGSDGTVGANKNSIKIIGDHTDMHVQAYFSYDSKKSGGVTISDLRFGKEPIHEPYLIEKADFVACHNHAYVKKYDMLKNLKPGGAFLLNTNWRTEDLEQRLPAKMKRYIAQNDIAFYTIDAINLAKEIGLGGRINTICQAAFFKILPVIPAEEAMQHMKEAARKSYGHKGEAIISMNEKAIDAGMEAVQKISIPDSWRDAQDEPEVLNDHPDFVRNIASMMERMEGNQLPVSAFLERADGTFPQGTTQYEKREIAVQIPIWNPEECIQCNQCSFVCPHAAIRPFLATEDEAANAPEGVEFLDGMRPYKDYKYRIQVSAADCTGCGICVLTCPARKKAIEMKNREDHLEENNNWDYMIRLPHKENPVGINTVKGSQFEQPLFEFSGACAGCGETPYIKLVTQVVGDRMQIANATGCSSIYGGSAPSTPYTTNEAGCGPSWANSLLEDNAEFGLGMHHATKQLRQRTLELTGKLLNLQIDDSLRTAATAWTEGFNDKNGARKLAEAYIQALETADTTDQEIQQLVNELVDYKDYLMKRSTWMIGGDGWAYDIGFGGIDHVLASGEDVNILVLDTEVYSNTGGQVSKSSNLGAIAEFASGGKPVRKKDLGMMMMNYGYVYVAQIAMGANPRHTLKVISEAEAYDGPSIVIAYSPCISHGITCGLTVSQEHEKDAVDVGYWHLYRFHPENKLKGKNPFKLDSKEPQFERFQDFLMEEVRYSSLYNQYDAEHVQAIFDESLLAAKDRYQSYARLESYTD; encoded by the coding sequence ATGTCCAACGAAAAAATGTATATGACTGTCGATGGCAATACCGCCGCAGCCTATACATCCTACGCTTTTACTGAAATTTCAGGGATTTATCCCATTACTCCGTCTTCCCCGATGGCCGATGCTGTCGATCATTGGGCGCAGGAGGGCCGCAAGAATATCTTTGGCCAAACCGTGAAAGTAACCCAGATGCAATCCGAGGCTGGCGCAGCCGGGACTGTGCACGGAGCGCTGCAAGCGGGCGCTTTGGCCTGTTCCTATACCTCATCGCAAGGATTGTTGCTGATGATCCCTGACCTGTACAAAATGGCCGGACAACTTTTGCCATCCGTCATCCATGTCGCCGCTCGTGCAGTGGGAGGGCATGCGCTTTCCATATTTGGCGACCATTCGGATGTGATGGCCTGCAGACAGACCGGCTATGCGATGTTGGCTTCCTCCAGCGTTCAGGAAGCCACCGACTTGGCTGCGGTCGCCCATTTGGCTGCGATCAAAGGGCGCGTGCCGTTCCTGCATTTCTTTGACGGCTTCCGGACTTCGCATGAAATCCAAAAAATTGAGGTCCAATCGTATGAAGACCTCGCGGAAATGCTCGATCAGGATGCTTTGAAAGCATTCCGGGACCGCAGCCTCAGCCCGAACCATCCGACATTGCGGGGAACGGCTCAGAATCCTGACGTCTTTTTCCAGACAAAGGAAGCGGCGAACAGATATTACGATGCCGTTCCGGAAATTGTCGAAGGTTATATGGAAAAAATGAACCAATTGACAGGCCGAGACTACCGCCTGTTCAATTATTACGGTGCCGTGGATGCCGAGCGGGTCATCATCTGCATGGGCTCCGTTTATGAAACAGCCTGCGAGACAGCTGATTATCTGAACCGTTCAGGGGAAAAAGTCGGCGTCCTGAATGTGCATCTTTACCGCCCATTCAGCATCGGGCACTTTTTGAAGGCTTTGCCGGAAACCGTAGAACGGATTGCGGTGCTTGATCGAACGAAAGAAGCCGGCTCCATCGGCGAACCGCTCTTTTTGGATGTCGTGGCAGCCTTCAACAACCGACTTGACCGTCCGATGATCATCGGCGGACGTTATGGCTTGGGGTCGAAGGACACGACGCCGGAGCAAATTTTCGCAGTCTTCAAAAACCTGAAAAAAGAGCAACCGCAGCATCCCTTCACGATCGGCATCAATGATGACGTCACCCACCTGTCGCTTGCGATCGATGAACAGATCGATGTTCGTCAGGAAGGCACGTTCGAGGCGCAGTTCTGGGGATTCGGTTCTGATGGGACTGTCGGAGCCAATAAAAATTCGATCAAAATCATCGGGGATCATACCGATATGCATGTCCAGGCTTATTTTTCCTACGATTCGAAAAAATCCGGTGGGGTCACCATTTCCGATCTGCGCTTCGGCAAAGAGCCGATCCATGAGCCGTATCTGATCGAAAAGGCTGATTTCGTAGCTTGCCACAACCATGCCTACGTAAAAAAATATGACATGCTAAAAAACCTGAAACCCGGCGGCGCTTTTCTGCTGAACACCAATTGGCGGACCGAGGATCTTGAACAACGCTTGCCCGCCAAGATGAAGCGTTACATCGCCCAAAATGATATTGCCTTCTATACGATCGACGCTATCAACCTTGCCAAGGAAATCGGACTGGGCGGACGGATCAATACGATCTGCCAAGCTGCCTTCTTCAAAATCCTGCCGGTCATACCTGCTGAAGAGGCGATGCAGCACATGAAGGAGGCGGCCCGCAAATCATACGGGCACAAAGGCGAAGCCATCATTTCCATGAACGAGAAAGCGATCGACGCCGGCATGGAAGCTGTCCAAAAAATCAGCATCCCGGATAGCTGGAGGGATGCGCAGGACGAGCCGGAAGTGTTGAATGATCATCCGGATTTTGTCCGTAACATCGCCAGCATGATGGAACGGATGGAAGGCAACCAATTACCTGTCAGCGCCTTTTTGGAACGGGCTGACGGTACTTTCCCGCAGGGGACGACGCAATACGAGAAACGCGAAATCGCCGTCCAGATCCCGATCTGGAACCCTGAGGAATGCATCCAGTGCAATCAATGCTCCTTTGTTTGTCCGCATGCCGCTATCCGACCTTTCCTGGCCACCGAAGACGAGGCAGCCAATGCCCCTGAAGGTGTGGAATTCCTGGATGGGATGCGTCCATACAAAGACTATAAATACCGGATCCAAGTGTCCGCTGCCGACTGCACGGGCTGCGGCATCTGCGTCCTGACCTGTCCCGCCCGCAAAAAAGCGATCGAGATGAAAAACCGTGAGGATCATCTGGAGGAAAATAATAACTGGGATTACATGATCCGTCTGCCGCACAAGGAAAATCCCGTCGGCATCAATACGGTGAAAGGCAGCCAATTCGAACAACCGCTATTCGAATTTTCCGGTGCCTGCGCTGGCTGCGGGGAAACGCCATACATCAAACTGGTCACCCAAGTGGTGGGCGATCGCATGCAGATCGCGAACGCGACAGGTTGCTCGTCCATCTATGGGGGATCTGCTCCTTCCACGCCGTATACGACAAATGAAGCCGGCTGCGGACCGTCTTGGGCAAATTCCCTGTTGGAGGATAATGCGGAATTCGGCCTGGGGATGCACCATGCGACGAAACAACTGCGCCAACGGACTCTGGAATTGACTGGAAAGCTATTAAACCTGCAGATCGACGATTCGCTAAGAACGGCAGCAACAGCCTGGACTGAAGGATTCAACGACAAAAATGGTGCCCGCAAATTAGCCGAAGCTTACATCCAGGCTTTGGAAACTGCAGACACAACGGATCAGGAGATCCAACAATTGGTCAATGAACTAGTGGATTATAAGGACTATCTTATGAAGCGTTCCACTTGGATGATCGGCGGCGATGGCTGGGCCTATGATATCGGTTTTGGCGGTATCGACCATGTTCTCGCAAGCGGGGAAGATGTGAACATCCTCGTATTGGATACGGAAGTCTATTCCAATACAGGCGGACAGGTTTCGAAATCATCCAACTTGGGTGCCATCGCTGAGTTCGCTTCCGGTGGCAAACCGGTCCGCAAGAAAGACTTGGGCATGATGATGATGAACTACGGGTACGTCTATGTCGCCCAGATTGCGATGGGTGCGAATCCGCGGCATACGTTGAAAGTCATCTCCGAGGCGGAAGCCTACGATGGTCCGTCCATCGTTATCGCTTATTCCCCATGCATCAGCCACGGCATCACGTGCGGTTTGACCGTATCGCAGGAGCACGAAAAAGATGCTGTGGATGTCGGTTATTGGCATCTTTACCGCTTCCACCCGGAAAACAAACTGAAAGGGAAAAACCCGTTCAAGTTGGATTCCAAGGAACCACAGTTTGAACGTTTCCAGGATTTCCTGATGGAGGAAGTCCGCTATTCTTCATTGTATAACCAGTATGATGCGGAGCATGTACAGGCGATCTTCGACGAAAGCCTCCTTGCAGCAAAAGACCGTTATCAGTCCTACGCACGCTTGGAATCCTACACTGACTAG
- a CDS encoding L,D-transpeptidase yields MKKLRKVKSQWCVLTVFGLSTVMLMAAPSPSVFAETSGANSSSTIGSEPSETEEPEMSEQSSVLDEDAGNSVADVLTEETVSESSEFPKDAASDIPSEEYAEEVPASDEGISPMSGSMPAGIEDAPQPSDATPLESAPAVEMTAAASTVLPEVKESSTDVIVSYTAVIAKGDFTLDSLPWGYAGYAFRYMTNDFTGQKIEVIRESQNGLYALAVLNGEKLGWVDKRALSDIVIIPKVQNLASAISVDYTARISGKDYSIDSLPWGYAGYLYMGTSAAYFDQKIQAEKETANGQYVLVSLNGEKLGWIDKRALSEIYSPPKVQDIASALTVDYAARIGAAGFSIDSLPWGYAGYAQMATSADFLDQGVQAVKETANGLYALIALNGNRLGWIDKRALTDIYIPLKVQELATGITVDYAATIASGGFSIDSLPWGYAGYGQIDTTNNHVGEHIQAIQESPNGLYVLISSNGARLGWVDKRALTDITVPPKVQDVASAVVVAYTAAVTSPGYSIDSLPWGYAGYQQMAASTDYLGQRFEAVKETANGLYVLLSLNGKKLGWIDKKALGDFSYRAQAQNISGGTVVSYSPTIAKGGFSVDTLPWGYPGYQWRTSTDSYVGQQVDAVKESADGHYVLISLNGSYIGWVDKAALSGLPTYAKGPDWTVINGYFRSNSGVNYYIGNSYIIVSLSQQSVWAYKGETLLVSTPVITGKPSANNATPRGLFYIQPYKQSPSVLIGEDYASPVNFWIPFVGNMVGLHDSPWQTHGYGGDIYLYYGSHGCVNTPYEAVRTLYYSYSVGTPVVVY; encoded by the coding sequence ATGAAAAAATTGCGTAAAGTTAAATCTCAATGGTGTGTCCTTACGGTTTTCGGTCTGTCCACAGTCATGCTGATGGCGGCACCGTCACCCTCAGTTTTTGCGGAAACCAGCGGAGCGAATTCAAGCAGCACCATCGGGAGCGAGCCTTCCGAAACAGAAGAACCGGAAATGAGCGAGCAATCCTCCGTCCTTGATGAGGATGCGGGCAACTCTGTTGCTGATGTTTTGACCGAAGAAACAGTGAGTGAATCATCGGAGTTTCCAAAAGATGCGGCATCGGATATCCCATCGGAAGAATATGCAGAAGAGGTTCCTGCAAGCGATGAGGGAATTTCCCCAATGAGCGGATCGATGCCAGCTGGGATCGAAGATGCCCCTCAACCAAGCGATGCCACCCCGCTTGAGTCTGCACCCGCAGTGGAAATGACTGCAGCGGCTTCTACAGTTCTACCCGAAGTGAAGGAAAGCTCTACGGATGTAATCGTTTCCTACACAGCCGTCATTGCCAAAGGCGACTTTACGCTCGATAGTCTGCCATGGGGCTACGCCGGCTATGCTTTCCGCTACATGACGAACGATTTCACAGGGCAAAAAATCGAGGTGATCAGAGAATCGCAGAACGGTCTTTACGCCTTGGCAGTGCTGAACGGCGAAAAGTTGGGGTGGGTCGATAAGCGAGCCTTGTCCGATATTGTCATCATCCCTAAAGTACAAAATCTTGCCTCAGCGATATCTGTTGATTATACTGCACGCATCAGCGGGAAAGATTATTCTATCGATAGTCTGCCATGGGGGTACGCCGGCTACCTGTATATGGGAACGAGCGCAGCTTATTTTGATCAGAAAATACAGGCCGAAAAAGAAACGGCCAATGGCCAATATGTCCTGGTTTCCCTTAACGGCGAGAAGTTGGGCTGGATCGACAAAAGGGCTCTGTCGGAAATTTACAGTCCGCCTAAAGTGCAGGATATTGCATCAGCGCTGACGGTAGACTATGCCGCCCGGATCGGGGCAGCCGGCTTTTCCATCGACAGTCTGCCATGGGGTTATGCCGGTTATGCCCAGATGGCAACGAGTGCGGACTTTTTAGATCAAGGTGTTCAGGCAGTCAAGGAGACCGCAAACGGCCTCTATGCGTTGATTGCTTTGAATGGCAACCGACTGGGCTGGATCGACAAAAGGGCGTTGACGGATATCTATATTCCGCTTAAAGTGCAGGAACTCGCAACAGGGATAACGGTCGATTATGCAGCCACGATAGCCTCTGGCGGTTTTTCCATCGACAGCCTGCCATGGGGTTATGCCGGATATGGACAAATCGACACGACCAACAACCATGTTGGGGAACATATCCAAGCTATCCAAGAGTCGCCGAACGGATTGTATGTTTTGATTTCTTCCAACGGGGCCCGATTAGGATGGGTTGATAAACGAGCACTCACAGATATCACCGTTCCGCCAAAAGTCCAGGATGTAGCTTCCGCAGTCGTTGTTGCCTATACAGCTGCCGTCACTTCACCCGGTTATTCGATAGACAGTCTGCCTTGGGGTTATGCCGGCTATCAACAGATGGCCGCTTCAACGGACTACCTCGGACAACGGTTTGAGGCAGTGAAAGAGACAGCCAACGGATTGTATGTGCTGCTTTCACTGAACGGCAAAAAACTGGGCTGGATCGACAAGAAAGCTTTGGGGGACTTCAGCTACCGGGCACAAGCACAGAATATTTCCGGTGGGACTGTCGTAAGCTACTCTCCTACAATCGCGAAGGGCGGCTTTTCAGTCGACACTTTGCCGTGGGGGTATCCTGGTTACCAATGGCGGACAAGCACGGACAGCTATGTCGGTCAACAAGTCGATGCGGTCAAGGAATCCGCGGACGGTCATTACGTCCTGATTTCCCTGAACGGCAGTTACATCGGTTGGGTTGACAAAGCGGCCCTTTCGGGATTGCCTACCTACGCCAAAGGGCCTGACTGGACGGTAATCAACGGCTATTTCCGCAGCAACTCGGGAGTCAACTACTACATTGGCAACAGTTATATCATCGTCAGCCTGAGCCAACAAAGCGTCTGGGCCTATAAGGGCGAAACACTGCTCGTTTCCACTCCGGTCATCACCGGAAAACCATCGGCCAATAATGCTACACCAAGGGGCTTGTTCTACATCCAGCCTTATAAACAATCGCCATCGGTTTTGATCGGTGAGGATTACGCTTCACCCGTCAACTTCTGGATACCGTTTGTGGGCAATATGGTCGGCTTGCATGATTCGCCTTGGCAGACGCATGGCTATGGCGGTGATATCTACCTCTATTACGGCTCTCACGGTTGTGTGAACACGCCATATGAAGCCGTCCGGACACTTTATTACAGTTATTCGGTCGGTACACCAGTTGTGGTCTATTAG